The Bacteroides ovatus genomic interval GGTGCAGTTTCAGTTCTGAAATCCGGTTTTGTTGATAAACAGCAAGGTTATCCGTTGAATAGTATTTTTGGTTTGCGTTATGCCGGCAAAGCACAGACAGAAGAAGAACGTCAAAAATATCTATATCGCTTCCTGACTGGTAATACTATCGGACTGACAGAACAAAACTTCCGTTTGGGAGATAATATGTATGCTGACGTAAATAATGACGGCAAACTGGATCAGAATGATATTGTTTATTTAGGTACAGATGATCCGAAAATCTCTTTCTCTTTTAATGTAGGAGCAGAATGGAAGGGATTTGATTTATCATTGGTTTTCCAGGGTGCTGCTCAACGTACAATCTTCCGTACGGGAGATAATAATGGTAATGAGATTTGGCGTATACCGATGAAAGCATTATATCTGAACACTTCGAATCAATCGGTAGGTAACACGTGGAGTCCGGAGAACCGGGGTGCTTATTATCCGACATATAGTAATAAGAATGAAATCAATGACTACAACTATCAGGCTTCTTCCTGGTCAGTGGAAGATGGTTCTTACATTCGTCTGAAAAATGTGACATTGGGATATAATGTACCTTCTGCCTTTTTAGCTAAAACGAAGGCTATTAGCTCTTGTCGTGTATATGTAGCAGGTGCTGATCTTTGGGAATATTCTAAAATTAACGACGGATGGGATCCGGAGGCTAGCCGTAAGGTATCAGCAGCAGGACGTTTCCCCTTTGTCCGTACAGTGACTTTCGGATTAAATCTAACTTTTTAATGTATGAAGAATATGAAACTATATAAGAAAGCTCTTTTAATTTTATCGCTTGGTCTGACACTGAATTCGTGTCTGGATCTTGATCCGCAGGACCAACTGGCAGATGGCAACTTATGGGGGGCAGCAGATGATTTTAAATATTTTGCAACTAATTTCTATGGTTGGACCCGTGATTTCAAGTCTGTTATTTCTGATGGTGCACATTCTGACTGGCGTTCGGACTTGATGACTTCCAGTTCTGTAAATATGTACAGTAATGGTAGTAATCCGATTCCTACTTCAGACGGTAACTATACGAGTAATTATGCCCATATCCGCCGTTGCAATTTGTTGCTGCAAAAAGCAGCGTCTTTTTCCGGTAACGGTGATATCAGCCGCTATGTAGCGGAAGCCAAGTTTTTCCGTGCTTATTCTTACTTTGATTTGGTGCAATTGTTTGGCAATGTGATTATCACTAAAGAACCGTTGGATATTACTTCACCCGAGTTACGCATGAGCCGCAATGACCGTAGCGAAGTGATTGACTTCGTGATTCAGGATTTGAAGGATGCGGCTGAAGTATTGCCGGAAACAATTACGACAGACGATGAAGGGCGTATTTCAAAATGGGGAGCTTATGCATTCCTTTCACGTGTCGCTTTATATGAAGGCACATGGCAACAAAACCGCAATAATGAAGAACGTGGCAAAGCATTGTTGAGTATTGCAGCGGATGCGGCGAAAAAAGTTATCGACAGTAAGCAATTCGAGCTATTCAAACCGGCAGCATTGGGAGAGATGGCTTATAAATACCTGTTCATTTTAGAGAATGTACAGTCTAATCCTGCGAATCTGACTAAGAGTGCCAATAAAGAATATATATTCTATCGTCGTCATGATGAAACGATTGCTCCGATCGGGACTAATATCACACATGGTTGTGTAGCGAACGTGCAATATATTAATCGTAAATTTGTGAATATGTATCTTTGTAGCAATGGGCTACCTATTGACCATGCCAAGAGTGCTGACGTCTTTAAAGGTTATGGAGGTCTGACTACGGAATTTGAAAATCGTGATAATCGCATGAAGAACTGTCTTCTGGCTCA includes:
- a CDS encoding RagB/SusD family nutrient uptake outer membrane protein gives rise to the protein MKNMKLYKKALLILSLGLTLNSCLDLDPQDQLADGNLWGAADDFKYFATNFYGWTRDFKSVISDGAHSDWRSDLMTSSSVNMYSNGSNPIPTSDGNYTSNYAHIRRCNLLLQKAASFSGNGDISRYVAEAKFFRAYSYFDLVQLFGNVIITKEPLDITSPELRMSRNDRSEVIDFVIQDLKDAAEVLPETITTDDEGRISKWGAYAFLSRVALYEGTWQQNRNNEERGKALLSIAADAAKKVIDSKQFELFKPAALGEMAYKYLFILENVQSNPANLTKSANKEYIFYRRHDETIAPIGTNITHGCVANVQYINRKFVNMYLCSNGLPIDHAKSADVFKGYGGLTTEFENRDNRMKNCLLAHGTKYWDNDKPRIDWKGMDGEDAANAITCNVFQGSGYQNQKWGTERKVADTFEGYDFPIIRYAEVLLNYAEAMYELGTTGKALDDALNISLNLVRLRVNPDMPKLTTSFASENSLNMREEIRRERTIELYNEGFRVDDLKRWNTAIVEMPKPILGVKWTGTDFATSWAGASNMAKDSDGCLILENSRRWGSKNDLYPLPVDQCQLNPNLGQNPGWQ